Proteins co-encoded in one Symmachiella macrocystis genomic window:
- a CDS encoding WD40 repeat domain-containing protein codes for MNRITVGLALVLCSLVPTALISAAEKDNVPILRVNAGGPVSFITSLAFSPDGKVLYAAGRDKVVHAWVWKEAYAGAGRFVYQPELTWRVPVGPRFEGAINAIAVSDDGRWIAAAGQGNQSDPRVAGLRDDRALLWPGAAMTTDMRLDEGMIYVFDTQTRKAIALREHRGAVVALKFAPHRAGKPPILVSAAEEYSKGDFQGAIRVWNLQQPNRSISALGGLPSPQGRRPGLSVWHTGENPQDVQVAIAWGDNNREKQTGTFRVWDAAQKTWSVRSTKPHALTVAAVPEKNALITAVAGDIGVWPLPPERLLGNYQSLGTIDPRAIPLAVAEFKSRPQGNLDRVAFVIAAPTTGNQWEVGLRPVDLNAERLLPDEVKLWSGPLRMVSIATVANGELMAISGNGQNEVLIYRTGDLIAGAQQAKPIQRLRGSGHAQQFVAFAKRGENTGLVLNAKPRTAAGQNALQANDQVFDITARSLSAETQGWNIVTPDRGGWDVVPVEGEAGPGLEFRNNGVRQQTLDLQADKEFDGVRVLDAWAVCRATEHCPVPVAAVATETSGLPQLSLYDMQSGQELRRFSGHVEPIVDMAFSEDGRLLATTSRDHTISVWWLADISDTLLGKHGLIRKLKLSDDEGAIIVDRGLPQLPKGSQITGAVRRGANGEDVPLPFKTAWDFYRYVSQLKPGQSAMITIAGRAQPVAIPVEQATDERKPLFSLFFPDGEEPTWIGWHPIGKYDAQGRNAESSLGWHFNTGDPKTPARFASTGEYRRQNYAPGLLEHLIEHGTPPVAKPPTPSMSLEIIAPQDGLVYQDPPNRHVVARTDQLLAQVEIMRSIENATLTADVFPVGNIKSLQWRLGPANAEFHDFSLTNDLTWEADLSVAPWETGVREFLVRLETDELPPRVFEIKQQLRFQRPAPTINLNVPQAHTRTPVKKFAFTGDIVDRADDINATIKITTWNDGQPQTKTIGPKLFAQEELKAVLEHAVDLSAGANRFEVIATNAHAMSGYEDIETVRSVFTVEFVESGPPVITISSVEEIDGRSGLKFPTGTVTVETPEVKLTGRIEADAGLESAELMVLRSDKIVMTEKLAVDSSNIDVVNTVKLEPGLQTIRLQATTKGGRTDQFDLHVNYIPPTPYVLLTSPKRRKVSLTSPVAPQVEIEASLLSASGVSLTDQQLDKTAMIFVNGARIETAPRIETSPNNPRRGVLRATIDVQRGDNRVELVLKNQWGGESRTTLCDVRYKIPPQISEITLKQTQFPNAAAHCEVRSPIELDAPTITVSRNGQTLSKDLYRVEQAAEGTGLWRVTAPEIPLVEGKNSLVVIAKNRDGQIERSSNETVVKAPPPVPTVRILSPSTDQAIQTTRVSVAFTVRSESLLKGVELITRCPAKGKEERHPLPTEDLPNDKNEFGEYELTQDFEVTLEPGEMNEILLEATNDGGISAPLNPVRLNILQEPVRVVIDKIDVPTGEGKPLKTLFQAGRNVFDRPAEEGQVQLSGHVEWSSPAAAPSLHKRFVRVSVNGFLRTAELDLSQVKNGRAEFAVPVVLNRAQENRIRIHLPQAAVEMVPPYYADCTKPETRQHLHLVVVGVAKDTEVEGRPADEALLLNETRGAFQVRDEKNNAFTAHTIHPLVGENATITSVRRQLRKVKREMDRRVLKREPNDVIIFVYKGKEVAGADEGDYVLATHDNWVSPQSNESAISRRWLNRHFNNMPGAHLVFLESRPGPINAANGNFSGVHRLPDQGMLGFLRLVQGGDQPGSNLLLAVEQFMVNVVNQGATTVQLGTLHDALGKSDVLSAMAYESVVHEDLRSLVLLEQKN; via the coding sequence ATGAACAGAATCACCGTTGGTCTCGCCTTGGTGTTGTGTTCGCTTGTCCCCACCGCTTTGATATCAGCTGCGGAAAAAGACAACGTTCCGATCTTGCGGGTCAATGCCGGCGGTCCGGTCAGTTTTATCACGTCGTTGGCTTTCAGTCCCGACGGAAAAGTGCTCTACGCCGCTGGACGAGACAAGGTCGTGCATGCTTGGGTGTGGAAGGAAGCTTATGCAGGCGCCGGCCGATTCGTCTATCAGCCCGAATTGACCTGGCGGGTCCCGGTCGGTCCACGGTTTGAAGGAGCGATCAACGCCATTGCCGTCTCCGATGATGGTCGCTGGATCGCCGCTGCCGGACAGGGAAACCAAAGCGATCCCCGCGTGGCCGGACTCCGCGATGACCGTGCGTTGTTGTGGCCCGGTGCGGCAATGACGACCGACATGCGGTTGGATGAAGGCATGATCTATGTGTTCGATACCCAAACGCGCAAGGCGATTGCGTTGCGGGAACATCGGGGAGCGGTCGTGGCATTGAAGTTCGCGCCGCACCGCGCCGGCAAACCGCCGATTTTGGTTTCCGCCGCCGAAGAGTATTCGAAAGGGGATTTCCAAGGCGCGATTCGCGTCTGGAATCTTCAACAGCCGAACCGATCCATTTCCGCGCTGGGTGGACTCCCCTCGCCGCAAGGCCGCCGCCCGGGCTTGAGTGTTTGGCATACCGGCGAGAATCCGCAAGATGTCCAGGTGGCGATCGCCTGGGGCGACAATAACCGCGAAAAACAAACCGGAACATTTCGCGTCTGGGATGCCGCTCAGAAAACGTGGAGCGTGCGCAGCACAAAACCGCACGCACTGACCGTCGCTGCCGTGCCAGAGAAAAACGCACTGATCACGGCTGTGGCGGGTGATATCGGTGTCTGGCCATTGCCTCCGGAAAGATTGTTGGGAAATTACCAAAGCTTGGGAACCATTGACCCCCGCGCGATTCCCTTAGCCGTGGCGGAGTTCAAGTCACGCCCTCAGGGCAATCTCGATCGGGTCGCCTTTGTGATTGCCGCTCCCACGACCGGCAACCAATGGGAGGTCGGCTTACGTCCCGTCGATTTAAATGCGGAAAGACTGCTGCCTGACGAGGTTAAACTATGGAGCGGACCGTTGCGGATGGTGAGCATCGCCACGGTGGCAAACGGCGAACTGATGGCGATTAGTGGCAACGGACAAAACGAGGTGCTGATTTACCGCACGGGTGACTTGATTGCTGGTGCGCAACAAGCGAAACCCATTCAACGCCTACGCGGGTCGGGACACGCGCAACAATTTGTGGCATTTGCGAAGCGAGGTGAGAACACGGGGTTGGTCCTAAACGCGAAGCCGCGAACGGCCGCCGGTCAAAATGCACTTCAGGCAAACGATCAAGTCTTTGACATCACCGCTCGCTCGCTGAGCGCGGAGACCCAAGGTTGGAACATCGTGACTCCCGACCGCGGCGGATGGGACGTGGTTCCGGTCGAGGGGGAGGCTGGGCCGGGACTGGAATTTCGAAATAATGGCGTACGGCAACAAACACTGGATCTGCAGGCGGACAAGGAATTTGATGGCGTGCGCGTTCTCGATGCGTGGGCAGTCTGCCGGGCGACGGAGCATTGCCCCGTCCCGGTCGCCGCAGTCGCAACCGAAACGTCGGGGCTGCCGCAATTGAGCTTGTACGACATGCAGAGCGGGCAGGAACTACGACGGTTTTCCGGACACGTGGAACCGATCGTCGACATGGCATTTTCTGAGGATGGCCGGCTGCTGGCGACCACGTCGCGCGATCACACGATCTCGGTTTGGTGGTTGGCCGACATCTCCGACACGCTCTTGGGCAAACATGGATTGATTCGTAAACTAAAACTGAGCGACGACGAAGGGGCGATCATCGTCGATCGTGGTCTCCCACAACTGCCAAAAGGTAGCCAAATTACTGGAGCTGTGCGGCGCGGTGCCAATGGCGAGGATGTCCCCCTGCCCTTTAAGACAGCCTGGGATTTTTACCGCTACGTCTCGCAATTGAAGCCGGGGCAATCGGCGATGATCACGATTGCCGGCCGCGCGCAACCGGTGGCCATCCCCGTTGAACAAGCGACGGACGAGCGCAAGCCATTGTTCTCGTTGTTCTTCCCCGATGGAGAAGAACCGACATGGATCGGCTGGCATCCGATCGGTAAGTACGATGCACAAGGGCGCAACGCGGAGTCGAGTCTGGGATGGCATTTTAATACCGGCGATCCGAAGACGCCGGCGCGATTCGCTTCGACGGGAGAATATCGTCGACAAAATTACGCGCCCGGTTTGCTGGAGCATCTCATCGAGCACGGCACTCCCCCGGTCGCGAAACCGCCCACGCCGAGCATGTCGTTGGAAATTATCGCCCCGCAAGATGGATTGGTTTACCAGGATCCGCCGAACCGACACGTGGTGGCCCGCACCGACCAATTGTTGGCCCAGGTGGAAATCATGCGATCTATCGAGAACGCGACCTTAACGGCGGATGTTTTTCCGGTCGGCAACATCAAATCGCTGCAGTGGCGTTTGGGGCCAGCGAATGCTGAGTTTCATGATTTCTCATTGACCAACGACCTCACTTGGGAAGCGGATCTTTCGGTCGCCCCTTGGGAAACCGGTGTGCGTGAATTTCTGGTACGGCTGGAAACCGACGAATTGCCACCGCGCGTTTTTGAAATCAAACAACAGCTCCGATTTCAGCGTCCTGCGCCCACCATCAACTTGAACGTACCTCAAGCCCACACCCGAACGCCGGTTAAGAAGTTTGCATTCACTGGGGACATTGTCGACCGTGCGGATGATATCAACGCCACCATCAAAATCACCACCTGGAACGACGGACAACCACAGACCAAGACGATCGGCCCCAAACTGTTCGCCCAAGAGGAACTCAAGGCAGTCCTTGAGCACGCAGTCGATTTGTCAGCGGGCGCCAACCGGTTCGAAGTCATTGCGACTAACGCGCATGCCATGTCGGGCTATGAGGACATCGAAACTGTGCGGAGCGTGTTCACTGTCGAATTCGTCGAATCGGGTCCGCCGGTCATTACGATTTCGTCTGTGGAGGAGATCGACGGACGCAGCGGACTCAAGTTTCCCACCGGGACGGTGACCGTTGAAACGCCCGAGGTGAAGCTGACCGGCCGGATTGAAGCGGACGCGGGATTGGAATCCGCCGAGCTTATGGTGCTCCGCAGCGACAAGATCGTGATGACGGAAAAACTGGCGGTCGACTCGTCGAATATTGATGTCGTCAACACCGTGAAACTTGAACCGGGTCTGCAAACGATTCGACTGCAGGCGACGACTAAGGGAGGACGAACGGACCAGTTCGACTTGCACGTCAATTATATTCCGCCCACACCGTATGTCTTGTTAACCAGCCCGAAGAGACGCAAGGTTTCCCTGACCTCGCCGGTCGCTCCACAGGTGGAAATCGAAGCGTCGTTGTTATCCGCGTCGGGTGTGTCTTTGACCGATCAGCAACTCGACAAGACGGCGATGATTTTTGTGAACGGTGCGCGGATCGAAACGGCCCCGCGGATTGAAACGTCACCGAACAATCCACGGCGAGGTGTCTTACGTGCCACGATCGATGTTCAGCGGGGCGATAATCGCGTGGAACTGGTTTTAAAAAATCAATGGGGCGGCGAGTCGCGGACGACGTTATGCGACGTGCGTTACAAAATTCCGCCGCAGATTAGTGAGATCACGCTCAAACAAACGCAATTCCCCAACGCGGCAGCCCACTGCGAAGTGCGGTCACCCATTGAACTGGATGCACCGACAATTACAGTGTCGCGAAATGGTCAAACGCTTTCCAAGGATCTGTATCGTGTAGAACAAGCCGCCGAGGGAACGGGACTCTGGCGAGTGACAGCCCCGGAGATTCCGCTCGTGGAAGGCAAGAACAGCCTGGTGGTTATCGCAAAGAACCGGGACGGGCAAATTGAACGCAGCAGTAACGAAACGGTGGTCAAAGCGCCGCCGCCCGTCCCGACAGTGCGGATCCTCAGTCCCTCGACCGATCAAGCGATTCAGACAACGCGCGTCTCGGTGGCATTCACGGTACGGTCTGAAAGTCTGTTGAAAGGGGTCGAACTGATTACGCGTTGCCCGGCGAAGGGCAAAGAAGAACGGCATCCACTCCCCACTGAAGATCTGCCTAATGATAAAAATGAATTTGGTGAGTATGAACTGACCCAGGATTTTGAGGTCACGCTTGAACCGGGTGAGATGAACGAAATCTTGTTGGAAGCCACCAACGACGGAGGCATCTCCGCGCCGCTCAATCCGGTACGGCTGAATATCCTGCAGGAACCGGTTCGCGTGGTGATTGACAAAATCGACGTGCCGACTGGCGAAGGGAAGCCGCTCAAAACCTTATTCCAAGCCGGCCGCAATGTGTTTGACCGGCCTGCTGAGGAAGGTCAGGTGCAACTTTCAGGGCATGTGGAATGGAGTTCCCCGGCTGCGGCGCCGTCGTTGCACAAACGCTTTGTGAGAGTATCGGTCAACGGTTTTCTACGCACGGCGGAGCTGGATCTCTCTCAAGTCAAAAATGGCCGGGCTGAATTTGCGGTCCCGGTGGTGCTCAATCGAGCGCAGGAAAACCGCATTCGCATTCACCTGCCCCAAGCAGCCGTTGAAATGGTGCCGCCCTATTACGCTGATTGTACAAAACCGGAAACGCGGCAGCACTTGCACCTAGTGGTCGTGGGAGTGGCCAAAGACACGGAGGTCGAGGGGCGTCCGGCTGACGAAGCATTGTTGTTGAATGAAACGCGGGGGGCATTCCAAGTACGTGACGAGAAAAACAACGCCTTTACTGCACATACCATTCATCCGCTCGTGGGCGAAAATGCCACGATCACGTCGGTTCGCCGACAATTACGTAAGGTCAAACGCGAGATGGATCGACGCGTCTTAAAAAGAGAGCCCAACGATGTGATCATTTTTGTTTACAAAGGTAAGGAAGTGGCCGGTGCCGATGAGGGCGACTATGTCTTGGCGACGCACGACAACTGGGTTTCTCCTCAAAGCAATGAATCGGCTATCTCTCGGAGATGGTTGAACCGGCACTTCAATAATATGCCGGGCGCCCATCTAGTGTTCCTGGAATCCCGACCCGGACCGATCAATGCGGCCAACGGAAATTTTTCGGGCGTACATCGCTTGCCGGATCAAGGAATGTTGGGGTTTCTGCGCCTTGTGCAAGGTGGAGATCAACCGGGATCGAATCTACTGCTCGCCGTTGAGCAATTTATGGTGAACGTCGTCAATCAAGGGGCAACCACGGTGCAATTGGGGACGCTTCACGATGCCCTTGGCAAATCCGATGTGCTGAGCGCCATGGCGTATGAATCAGTCGTCCACGAGGATCTGCGTAGCTTGGTACTGCTCGAACAAAAGAATTGA
- a CDS encoding winged helix-turn-helix domain-containing protein: MATATLENELDTIGYTAGMIWHFLGDNGPTTMTQLVKAIDAPRDKVMQGVGWLAREGKICYEEGSRSKTIRLV; the protein is encoded by the coding sequence ATGGCCACGGCAACATTGGAAAACGAACTCGATACAATTGGTTACACCGCTGGTATGATCTGGCACTTTCTTGGCGACAACGGCCCGACGACGATGACCCAGTTGGTGAAGGCGATTGACGCGCCGCGCGACAAGGTTATGCAAGGTGTCGGCTGGTTGGCTCGCGAAGGCAAGATTTGCTACGAGGAAGGTTCTCGTAGCAAAACGATCCGCTTGGTCTGA
- a CDS encoding bifunctional serine/threonine-protein kinase/formylglycine-generating enzyme family protein — translation MLGDILVNRFRLEERLGGGAQGEIYRARDLELSRSVAVKIPNEKVDENFVNTFKREAKLLVKFEHANVVTLHDYYDPPGEMPFLVMEYLQGQPLDVRLKDKERPLTRQQLRDFSEQICGALQKAHEAGLVHRDIKPSNVMLVDEGKKSERFVMLDLGIAKLADFATITNPTIMGTQGEFSGTIAYMSPEQLEGAKVDFRSDIYSFGTTMYQILTGQLPFAPPDSYAGLFGFMQKVVKENPPSMAEVAPDQEFSPQLQDVVQDCMAKEAGDRPDSMQTVSQRLLKSLPRDIASAVADTQILSQDTIRNWEANIPRSSAKSYLGWVAAALVVILGGLWFVYGNRSPQDKPPQALPPTPPGIAVDTETLRIAAGDSATLQILLTSDVDGFANLTLQGISGVSWNGQADGEALQKQVHVRANEIESVEIQATAAIEAPPRDAETLTTVKIEDPETGKELSHKIRAALIFQQPRVWLPDAQGFRSDPESGLFPHPHNDKAGPGNKTYLPGRIERVIAGESGTEIRIPFLLIHRDRLPGSAQVESQWPRGVEPFYLMENKVRNQWVLEYAAAHPKRLDVQSWTYHGENSKIRPTDGLFDWLIHPEKPEYLNIPAMNLRVDEAELIAQWIGNGQGTLPRQRDWNIATGLWDTDIEFVKKNWPQGPYRGIWDAATPLRIALNHEQGTEPPAVVGSSADDVSPYGCRDMAGNGWEYTADVNLDGNPEGTVRENLSLIQEQDTSTSVDLEDSWTVSRGQQYFRGGSANSKPVQPLTYNDLSTKDSEDLIVALRGRDVGFRVMIPID, via the coding sequence ATGCTTGGGGATATTCTCGTCAACCGATTTCGCCTTGAAGAGCGCCTGGGCGGCGGCGCGCAGGGGGAAATCTATCGTGCGCGGGACTTGGAGTTGAGCCGCTCGGTCGCCGTCAAAATCCCCAACGAAAAAGTCGACGAGAATTTCGTCAACACGTTTAAGCGCGAAGCCAAGCTGCTTGTCAAATTCGAGCATGCCAACGTCGTTACGCTCCACGACTATTACGATCCGCCGGGCGAGATGCCGTTTTTGGTCATGGAGTACCTGCAAGGGCAGCCGCTCGATGTTCGTTTGAAGGACAAAGAGCGCCCCTTGACTCGACAGCAGTTGCGCGACTTTTCCGAGCAAATTTGTGGAGCACTGCAAAAAGCGCATGAAGCGGGACTCGTACACCGCGACATCAAACCTAGCAACGTGATGCTGGTCGATGAGGGTAAAAAGAGCGAGCGGTTTGTGATGCTCGACTTGGGAATCGCCAAGCTGGCCGATTTTGCCACCATCACCAATCCCACGATCATGGGTACCCAGGGTGAGTTCTCGGGGACGATTGCCTATATGTCGCCGGAGCAGTTGGAAGGAGCGAAAGTCGACTTTCGCAGCGACATCTATTCGTTCGGCACGACGATGTATCAGATCCTGACCGGTCAACTCCCTTTTGCGCCGCCGGACTCCTATGCGGGGCTGTTCGGATTCATGCAAAAGGTGGTCAAGGAAAATCCGCCATCGATGGCGGAGGTCGCGCCCGATCAAGAGTTCTCGCCGCAATTGCAAGACGTCGTACAAGACTGCATGGCGAAAGAGGCGGGTGACCGTCCTGATTCGATGCAAACAGTTTCGCAACGCTTGCTCAAAAGCCTGCCACGCGACATTGCCTCGGCGGTGGCCGATACGCAAATTCTTTCGCAGGACACGATTCGGAACTGGGAAGCGAATATTCCCCGGAGTTCCGCCAAATCATACTTGGGATGGGTGGCCGCGGCACTGGTGGTGATCTTGGGCGGCCTCTGGTTCGTCTATGGTAATCGCAGTCCACAGGACAAACCGCCGCAGGCTTTGCCGCCAACACCACCGGGAATTGCCGTCGATACTGAGACGCTGCGGATTGCAGCGGGGGATTCAGCGACGTTGCAAATCCTCCTCACCTCGGACGTCGATGGTTTCGCGAATCTCACTCTTCAGGGGATTTCGGGAGTCTCCTGGAACGGTCAAGCCGATGGGGAGGCACTGCAGAAACAGGTCCATGTGCGCGCCAATGAAATTGAGTCCGTTGAAATCCAAGCGACCGCCGCCATCGAAGCGCCCCCGCGAGACGCCGAAACACTGACAACGGTCAAAATCGAAGACCCCGAAACGGGAAAGGAACTCTCCCACAAAATCCGGGCTGCTCTGATTTTTCAACAACCTCGGGTTTGGCTGCCCGACGCGCAAGGGTTCCGCAGCGATCCGGAGTCGGGATTGTTTCCGCATCCTCACAATGATAAGGCCGGGCCGGGAAACAAAACGTATCTGCCCGGCCGTATTGAGCGAGTGATCGCAGGCGAGTCCGGCACTGAAATCCGCATTCCGTTTCTCTTGATTCATCGAGACCGATTACCCGGCAGCGCACAGGTCGAGTCGCAGTGGCCGCGTGGCGTCGAACCGTTTTACCTGATGGAAAACAAGGTCCGCAATCAGTGGGTGTTGGAATACGCCGCAGCCCATCCCAAAAGGCTCGACGTGCAGTCGTGGACGTATCATGGAGAGAATTCCAAGATTCGTCCCACGGACGGGCTCTTTGATTGGTTGATTCACCCGGAGAAACCGGAATATCTCAACATCCCGGCGATGAACCTGCGGGTCGACGAAGCTGAGCTGATCGCGCAATGGATCGGCAACGGGCAGGGAACGTTGCCGCGGCAGAGGGACTGGAACATTGCGACAGGCTTGTGGGACACTGATATTGAATTCGTCAAGAAAAACTGGCCGCAAGGGCCGTATCGCGGTATCTGGGATGCTGCAACTCCATTACGTATCGCCCTGAACCACGAACAGGGCACCGAACCGCCCGCTGTGGTGGGTTCATCAGCCGACGATGTGAGCCCCTACGGATGCCGGGACATGGCGGGTAATGGCTGGGAATACACTGCGGATGTCAATTTAGACGGAAACCCTGAAGGAACGGTGCGGGAGAACTTGTCGCTCATTCAAGAACAAGACACATCGACCAGTGTGGACCTGGAAGATTCGTGGACGGTGAGCCGTGGACAGCAATACTTCCGAGGCGGATCGGCCAACAGTAAACCGGTACAGCCACTCACTTACAACGATCTGAGCACCAAAGATTCGGAGGATTTGATCGTTGCCCTCCGCGGCAGGGACGTCGGTTTTCGCGTGATGATTCCGATTGACTAA
- a CDS encoding aldehyde dehydrogenase family protein, protein MANTTTDDIYTAPTVRQTQLLIDGQWCDAASGKTFCTFNPATEEKIADVAEGDTEDIDRAVTAARRAFESGPWSRMDARDRGALLNRLADLVEANFDELAALETLDNGKPINDSRAADLPLVIDCLRYYAGWADKIHGQTIPIRGDYFCYTRREPLGVAGQIIPWNFPLLMAAWKWGPALAAGCTVVMKPAEQTPLTCLRMGELAMEAGFPDGVINIVPGYGPTAGAALVKHPEVDKIAFTGEHKTAQIIMADAAQTLKRLTFELGGKSPNVIFADADLDAAAAGTEFGLFFNQGQCCCAGSRVFVEEAIHEQFVEKLIQCAKGRKLGDPFDTQTGQGPQIDQAQFDKILSYIDKGNEAGAHCVAGGSRFGDQGFYIEPTIFDNVTDDMPIATDEIFGPVLSVLPFKSIEEVTARANNTFYGLAAAVWTRDVGKAHRLANSIKAGTVWINCYDVFDAAAPFGGFKMSGIGRELGEAALANYTELKTVTMSLE, encoded by the coding sequence ATGGCGAACACGACGACCGACGATATTTATACAGCCCCGACCGTCCGGCAGACACAATTGCTCATCGATGGCCAATGGTGTGATGCGGCCAGCGGCAAGACGTTTTGCACGTTCAATCCGGCCACCGAAGAAAAAATCGCCGATGTCGCCGAGGGGGATACCGAGGACATTGACCGGGCCGTCACCGCTGCCCGCCGGGCATTTGAGTCTGGGCCGTGGAGTCGAATGGATGCCCGTGATCGCGGCGCGTTGCTAAACCGGTTGGCGGATTTGGTTGAGGCCAATTTCGACGAATTGGCGGCGTTGGAAACGCTCGATAACGGCAAACCGATCAATGACAGCCGCGCCGCCGACCTGCCGTTGGTGATCGATTGTCTGCGGTATTACGCTGGTTGGGCAGACAAGATCCACGGGCAGACGATCCCGATTCGCGGTGATTATTTTTGCTACACACGGCGCGAGCCGTTGGGTGTGGCGGGACAGATTATTCCCTGGAACTTTCCACTGCTGATGGCGGCCTGGAAATGGGGACCGGCCTTGGCGGCCGGTTGTACGGTGGTGATGAAACCGGCCGAGCAAACGCCGCTGACCTGTCTACGCATGGGTGAGCTGGCCATGGAAGCGGGTTTCCCCGACGGGGTGATCAACATCGTCCCGGGATATGGTCCCACAGCGGGTGCGGCTTTGGTGAAACATCCCGAGGTCGACAAAATCGCCTTTACCGGCGAGCATAAAACCGCGCAGATCATCATGGCCGACGCGGCGCAAACGCTCAAACGGTTGACGTTTGAACTGGGTGGCAAAAGCCCCAATGTGATTTTCGCCGACGCCGACTTGGATGCCGCTGCGGCGGGGACGGAATTCGGGTTGTTCTTCAACCAAGGGCAATGTTGTTGTGCCGGCAGCCGGGTATTTGTCGAAGAAGCGATCCACGAACAATTTGTGGAGAAGCTGATTCAATGTGCTAAGGGCCGCAAATTGGGCGATCCGTTCGACACGCAAACGGGACAAGGACCGCAAATTGATCAAGCGCAATTCGACAAGATCCTCAGTTACATCGACAAGGGGAACGAAGCCGGCGCGCATTGCGTGGCGGGCGGGTCCCGTTTTGGCGACCAAGGGTTTTATATCGAGCCGACTATTTTCGACAACGTCACCGACGACATGCCGATCGCCACCGACGAAATCTTCGGCCCGGTACTCAGCGTGTTGCCGTTTAAATCCATCGAGGAGGTCACCGCCCGGGCCAACAACACGTTTTATGGTCTAGCGGCCGCCGTTTGGACGCGGGATGTCGGCAAGGCGCACCGTCTGGCCAACAGCATCAAAGCGGGCACAGTCTGGATCAACTGTTACGACGTCTTCGATGCAGCTGCCCCGTTCGGCGGTTTCAAAATGAGCGGCATCGGCCGCGAGTTGGGCGAAGCAGCGCTGGCGAATTACACGGAATTGAAGACAGTGACGATGAGTCTGGAGTAA
- a CDS encoding lipase family protein yields MSSSLVPKVIQDVGEVPLVLHSDVREPLASLSFLRRGLVLAELAMIAYNDEAEASRAAEAIGFPESQLFEHDGAQAYRFANDQDVVLACRGTEANEWNDLKADANASMAVVGALGKVHSGFNQEVDDLWPVLEGTLREDTRPVWFCGHSLGAAMATICAYRCTASAIVSNPQELHTYGSPRIGNKRYLRHAQLSHYRWVHNNDVVTRVPPAWLGYRHGGDEVYLDRHGRIRNLKGVWRSRDRWRGFVAGLFNWKFDLLADHSIHLYAKHIATAAVQEDKKASTGRETRDEDDLVIRNKQDEPEQND; encoded by the coding sequence ATGAGCAGTTCACTTGTCCCCAAAGTGATCCAAGACGTGGGCGAAGTTCCGCTCGTTTTGCACTCCGATGTGCGGGAGCCGCTGGCCAGCCTGAGCTTTCTGCGACGTGGTCTGGTGTTGGCCGAATTGGCGATGATCGCCTACAACGACGAGGCCGAAGCCAGTCGCGCCGCTGAGGCGATTGGTTTTCCTGAGTCCCAATTGTTTGAACATGACGGCGCGCAGGCCTATCGATTTGCCAACGACCAGGACGTGGTGCTGGCCTGTCGAGGAACTGAGGCCAATGAATGGAACGACCTGAAAGCCGATGCCAATGCCTCAATGGCGGTCGTTGGGGCCTTGGGTAAGGTCCATAGCGGCTTTAACCAGGAAGTCGACGACCTGTGGCCGGTGCTGGAGGGCACTCTGCGTGAGGATACGCGGCCGGTTTGGTTTTGTGGGCATTCATTGGGGGCCGCCATGGCCACAATTTGCGCTTACCGCTGCACGGCCTCAGCGATTGTGAGCAATCCGCAAGAACTGCATACCTACGGTTCCCCCCGTATCGGCAACAAGCGTTATCTCCGCCATGCCCAGTTGAGCCATTATCGTTGGGTGCACAACAACGACGTTGTCACCCGCGTGCCGCCGGCCTGGTTGGGATATCGGCACGGCGGCGACGAAGTCTATTTGGACCGACACGGACGTATCCGCAACTTAAAAGGCGTATGGCGCAGTCGCGACCGCTGGCGGGGCTTTGTGGCGGGATTATTCAATTGGAAATTCGATCTGCTGGCCGACCACAGCATCCATCTCTACGCGAAACACATTGCCACCGCAGCCGTCCAAGAAGACAAAAAAGCGTCGACAGGACGTGAAACGCGCGACGAAGACGATCTGGTGATTCGAAACAAACAGGACGAGCCGGAGCAAAACGACTGA